Sequence from the Candidatus Pantoea soli genome:
CCCGCCAGCGACGCGCCACGGCAAAAGCCAGCATTGCGTCGTGCAGTTTGCTTTCAGCGTAGGCATCAGCGCCGTTCCAGCGCCGCTTGCGCCAGAGAATATCGTCCAGACTGGCCCCGACATGATGATGCATACCGGAACTCAGATAGACGAGGCGCTGCGGACGCGCGATCAATGCGGTGAGCAGATAAGCCGAGAGCGTGTTGATTGCGAATACATGCGGCAGCCCGTCGCGGGTCACACGGCTGGCTTCACGATAGCCCACGGCAGCGTTATGGATCACGGCATCGAAGTGCCCCAGATCGTTAACGCGTGATGCGGTTTCCTTCGCCCCCGCAATCGTTTCGAGGTCGCCGACGACGACCGCTTCGGCCTGGGGCAAAGCGCGCCGGGCATCCTCCGCACGGCTGCGATTACGCGCGTGCAGCACAACGTCATGCCCCTGCTGAACCAGCAGTTCGGCAGCCATCAGGCCGAGGCCGGTGGACGAGCCGGAAATAAAAATACGCGACATAGCACTTCTCCAGAGTTGTGCGCCGCCAGACACGGCTGACGGCATGTGTGATAGTCAGGATTGGGCGCGGCGGGAGACGCTCGCGAGCAGCGCCCCCAGCAGTGCACAGACCGCGCCAGAAAGATACACCGCGGCATAACTGTAATGGCCGGCGATAAACCCCGCTGCCGGGCCAGCAAGGCCAT
This genomic interval carries:
- a CDS encoding SDR family NAD(P)-dependent oxidoreductase, which codes for MSRIFISGSSTGLGLMAAELLVQQGHDVVLHARNRSRAEDARRALPQAEAVVVGDLETIAGAKETASRVNDLGHFDAVIHNAAVGYREASRVTRDGLPHVFAINTLSAYLLTALIARPQRLVYLSSGMHHHVGASLDDILWRKRRWNGADAYAESKLHDAMLAFAVARRWRDVHVNALEPGWVPTNMGGPGAPDDMDQAHLTQAWLAASDDPQARVTGKYFYHLKRMTANPQAHDVALQDRLLHICAELSGIALPA